From a single Shewanella donghaensis genomic region:
- the map gene encoding type I methionyl aminopeptidase, whose protein sequence is MSIVIKTAEQIEKMRVAGKLAADVLEMIAPHVKVGATTDELNEICAKYTEEHGAISAPLNYHGFPKSICTSVNEVVCHGIPSAYALKDGDVLNIDITVIKDGFHGDTSKMFLIGDVSPKDKRLARIAQESLYLAIRKVKPGVKLGEIGTVIEKFIKASKSGLDKYSIVQDYCGHGIGEGFHEEPQVVHYKNNDKTVLKEGMCFTIEPMINAGRHTTILNKEDNWTVTTSDGKKSAQWEHTLLVTKTGVEVLTLRSEEDFPRTV, encoded by the coding sequence ATGAGCATAGTCATCAAGACAGCAGAACAAATCGAAAAAATGCGTGTTGCGGGTAAATTAGCGGCTGACGTACTAGAAATGATTGCACCACATGTGAAAGTAGGTGCAACCACTGACGAATTAAATGAAATTTGTGCAAAATATACCGAGGAACACGGTGCCATTTCTGCGCCACTTAATTACCACGGGTTTCCAAAATCAATTTGTACTTCAGTAAATGAAGTCGTTTGTCATGGTATTCCTAGTGCATATGCATTAAAAGATGGTGATGTCTTAAATATCGATATCACAGTGATTAAAGATGGGTTCCACGGTGATACATCAAAAATGTTTTTAATCGGTGATGTTAGTCCGAAAGACAAACGTTTAGCTCGCATTGCTCAAGAAAGTCTTTATTTAGCCATTCGCAAAGTAAAACCTGGCGTTAAACTGGGTGAAATTGGCACTGTTATTGAAAAATTTATTAAAGCCAGTAAGTCTGGATTAGACAAGTATTCAATCGTTCAAGATTACTGTGGTCATGGCATCGGTGAAGGTTTCCATGAAGAGCCACAAGTTGTACATTATAAAAATAATGACAAGACAGTATTAAAAGAAGGCATGTGCTTCACTATCGAGCCAATGATCAATGCTGGACGACATACCACTATCCTTAATAAAGAAGATAACTGGACAGTCACCACATCAGATGGTAAAAAATCAGCACAATGGGAACATACACTGCTTGTCACTAAAACCGGAGTAGAAGTACTTACTCTTCGTAGTGAAGAAGATTTCCCAAGAACAGTATAA